AACCACCATTTTAAGCGCTATCAAGAAAACTGTAGATCCGTCCACACAAGTAGTGTACCAGCAGAATCCTGATGCAAACTTTATGAAGTCAAACGAATTCGACTATGCCATTGTTGTAGTAGGTGAAGTCCCATATGCAGAGATGTATGGTGACAGCTCAAATCTTACAATACCAGAACCTGGTCCTAGCACTATTAACAATGTCTGTGGGGCTGTGAAATGTGTTGTAGTTGTCATCTCTGGTCGTCCAGTCGTGCTAGAACCTTACGTCGATAAAATAGATGCACTCATCGCTGCTTGGCTTCCGGGGACTGAAGGCCAAGGTGTTGCAGATGCTTTATTTGGTGACTATGGTTTCACTGGTAAACTTGCTTGGACTTGGTTCAAGTCAGTTGACCAGCTTCCTATGAACGTAGGTGATGACCACTACAATCCCCTCTTTCCCTTTGGATTTGGACTCACAACTCAGCCAGTGAAGATGAATTAATAGACAGTATTGATACTATAGTGTGTACTTGCAAGAAAAGCTAGTAGTAAGTTATTATCATTAATAAAACTGGAAGAAAGAGCAGAAGGCAGAAAATTGTATTGAGGGCTTCCCtttgaatatatattattattattattaattgctATTAATTACGATTTTGATGGGTTGTTACTGCTACAAAAGTATTTGTAGGGTGGTCATgtctctttaaatttgagagTACTTAAGACAAAAGATAAATCAAAGGACGAAATATAATTTCCTAAAGAAACAACAAGGTTTTAGAAAATACAATGCTTAAAATTTCCACAAATGGGGTGGGTCTTAATGCTACAtcattttcctttattttgtaatcTACTAGAAACTAACCAGTATTAGTATGAAACATGTTGAAAACTATGTAGACTCATTCAAGTAAACTGAATACATGGGAAATCCCCTAATGAATTTATCGATAATACAGATATTAGTTCACCTGGGAACTCTTGAGGACTTGGTTTAAGGCTATCCATGACTGCTGGAGATCCACACTATGATCTACTAACTCCCCACCCCATACCAAACTCCTCCCTTGAGATTATTACAATAAGCAAGTAAGCAAGAACCTATTGCAACTAGGTAGAGATGGATCTGAGAAGACAATGACAATGATGATATGTATTTCCTAGTTCTTATTTCAATTCTATTTGGTCGACGTGTCTAAAAAAAAGGACATGCTCTTTCTGTAGCAACCAACAATTTCGATTGATCTTATATGTAGTATTGTACAAAGTACTTCAAGATTTGAAGTTCTCTGCATTTAATTTACATGAATCTGttgaaaacataattttttatataatatttatgtaattccTAAAAATTAGATAAGTACACGCGCAACGCGCGTGCTCAGAGACTAGTATATTACATAAATACGTTTGTATGAAGTAGGCGTTACATCAATAAAGTTGTCAACATTTACAGAAATGATCAACACCCATTTCTCATTAAAGTTAGCATCAGTATTCCACAAAACTAACTAAGATgtaatgtatatgtatataaagtttGTATCAATTGCTACACAAGGTGTTGTTAAACTTTTAGATTTACCTTTGTCGTGGTGGTTGAATGAAAAGCTATTTTTCTATGGTTTTAGTGAAGTGTGAATATTTTGATTGTGGCAGGGAGTGTACTGGGTGGTGGAGGAAGTGTGCCATTTCCAAAGGCTACTGCTGCAGACTGAATGAAGATGGTAAATGAGATTCATAAGGGTTCACTTTCAATACGCCTTGGTATTCCCATGATTTATGGAATTGATAAAGTCCATGGGCACAACAATGTCTACAAAGCAACGATGTTTCCACAAGATGATGGTCTTGGAGTCACAGGGTAAGGGAAATCACGgttatatatattcatttctGCAGCATTCTTCACAGTTTTTGAAATGTTCATAAGTGTTATTCTCAGGGAATTTGGAAAGATCACTTTCAAATAAGAGATATTTTGTTGAATATATAAGAGATTTAACAATTTAATTGGTTATTTTACTACTTTTTCTTGAAGTTCTTTATCTCATTTGCTGATTCTTGGAATTATCTCAACTTTGTAATAGAGACCCACAACTTGTGAGCGGATTGGGGCTGCGACTACCCTTTGAGGGCAGAACCACAGGAATCCCTTACACTTTTGCACGGTGCATCGCAGTGAGTACCATCACATCATATGCAATCTATATATTCTTTATTTGATATCTTTCATCATAGGTCTGTGTGTTCGTCTGCAGTAAAACACTTTGAACATATTTTCAATCTTAAACCTCCTATTATGGATCTCACAATTCTTGATTGCATTCCTACTTGTATTTGTTATGAGGATAATACAAGTATGATCAGGTGTCCTAATGAAGAGGATATTTAAGGGGTTTGTGTTTGATATGAGCTCTGATAGTGCTGCTGGTCCTGATGGTTTTTCTGGTAAATTCTATAGTAGCTGTTGGGAAATCATTAAACAAGATGTGATAGAATTTgttcaatttttctttattaaaggTAAACTGACCAAATTCTTCTCTCACACCTTGTTGGCCTTGATCCCTAAGGTGGAGGATCCCGCTAACTTCTCTGACCTAAGGCATTAGCCTTGGCAACTTCTCTAGCAAGATCATCACCAAGATTCTCTCCAAAGCTTATCCTAATCTTAAGCTAGACTATCCATGGGTCCAAATTTGTGACATTGTGGTGAGACTTAGGCCAAACACCATTAGCAGTGTGATCCTTTGGACAATGCCAAACCAAGGAAGTATCAATAATATTAATACCGATGGGAGCTACACATATCATAATGACAAGGCAGGGATTGGGGGGATAGCCAGAGACTGCAATGGGGATTTTGTTTTTGCTTTTGCTATTCCTAGCCAGTGCCAAAATTATAATATAGCAGAGGCTTTGGCTGCTCAATATGTAGGCCAATGGATCAAAGATAACAATCACAGGTTGTGCACAATTGAGATAAAAAACTCTTTGATTACAGTGAATATGCCGAAGAACAAGAAGACCAACAACCTGAATTTGAAGACTTTTGTGGATGACACTGTGGGCTTGATTGATGGAGCAGATGTTACCTTCTCACACTGTTATAGAAAAGCTGATAAAGCGACTGATTTTCTAGCAAAGTTAGCCGCTGCTCTTGATCTGAACTAGTGTTATAAACTTTAGACCATATCTTTCTGGTTTCCAGAACAGCTGCAACTTGTGCACTGTTTGAAGAATGATCTACAGATCAGCTGTGCACGTAAAGATTAAAGCGacatttgaatttattttagagATCATGCTCGATGATGGTCAAAAATTGTATAAAGGTTGCCTCAGCTGATGTAATGAAGCAATATTTCATTggtatgttttgaaaaattcattctttatgtGTATATAGACTATAGAGCTTCTTATATTATATGTCATGCAGTTTACTTAAAAGTGATCTTAATCAGACATTTATCCTAAGATGATAAACTCTTTTGAAATAACATTGATGTTTAAATGGGCGGAAACTTGAAGCAACGGTAAAGTTATTTCTGTCAGTGGCGGAGCCAAGTGTCATTTGATACTCCTTTAGACACTGTTTAGCTAGgtcaaaattttagttttatgtATATATGCTATATGTTGACTCCCCTTGTCTTTTAGGTATGCCtaccttttttatattttgacacACTTCGTGAAATTTCTGGCTCTGCTATTGGTTTCTATGAGACCTAGGGGATGGGTTCGAACAGTGGATTTAGTGATCATGATATTTGCCTCAGGGTAGGCTGTCTACATCTCACTCTCTTGGTTGTGACCCTTCTCCAGACCGTGCGTGAAAGCCGGATGCATGAGCCGTGGATTCAGCAACTAATATTAAGGGGAGGAAGCatcacaactaaagtttgatatgataataaattgaacatgaaaattttacgtggaaacccctcaaacagatagaggggaaaaaccacgaggtagaaggattttaatatgataatatgaaagtacactgctctcaaatacaacgagaaaacaacaataaacacttctctcttgtaaaagaaataactcactaaagaggatactcaagactacaatatttatcttggtgtataactctgtttgtgttcttactcttttgaattgtatttttgtggaattatctaaatgagggcaaaagaccctctatttatactggAAATGCCTAAAATACGCGTTTTCGTGTAAAATACGCGTTTTCTTGTCAAAAGTTGCTAAAGGAGGCAACAACTTTTGAAACCCGTAAAATACGCATTTTCTTCTTGGATGGTGCATGTGCACCGccctttttgactttcttgcaTTCTCCCATTTGAAGATCTAATTGataatcaattaagtcttcacaccatcctttctatcAATTACTGTAATATTACGTTTCTACTAGGCCAATAGAAGgtcgacaccatataaacttgttactattgatcggcttcgtaaacataactgctaggttgtcattactgtgaattttttgaatatccacactgccttcttccacgtTCTTATGAAcgaagtgatactgaactcgtatgtgctttgtccttgaatgaaatattttttgctAGATGCAAAgtgctctgactgtcacaaaatagagcaaccttctcttgtttgtgcctgagctcctccagtaacatctgcatccatattgcctctttgctagcttgtgtagcagctacatattctgcttccgtcgtagatgtagccacgatagactgcagttttgaaacccatcTTACAGCTcgtccagcaagagtaaacacataacctatggtggacttgcttttatcaagatcacccgcataatctgaatcaacaaaacctttaacagtaaagtctgatcctccataacacattgcaacatctgaggtatcCTTGATATATCTCAGAATTCTCTTAACaatattccaatgctctctaccaggattagccatgtatcgactaactaCTCctactgcttgtgcaatgttgggtcttgtacataccatggagAACAGTAAACTTCCCACTACTGATGTCTATGGTACTCGAGACAgttccatcctctctgcttcattgctaggactcatacttgaggataacttgaaattaataggaagtgggggtAGAAATTAACTTatagtcttgcatcttgaagcgtcacaagattttcttcaaatagttcttttgagaaagccaattctttctattatttctgtctcggtgaatttgcagtcctagaatcttgtttgctggtcccaagtccttcatttcaaactccctagcaaaccgtgcctttaaatttatggggcctgctaccaacatgtcatcaacatacaacagcaaaatgaTAAAATCGTTATCACCAAATCTTTTGTAATAAACATAAGTATCTGAGCTATgtttgttgtatccaaggcttataatgaaggaatcaaatctcttatactaACACCTCGGTGCTTGTTTGACactgtatagagatttgttcaacctgcaaaccaagttcttatttccctgttcttcaaaaccttctggttggagcatgtgaatttcttcttcaagatcTCCATGAAAAAATGttgttttgacatctaactgctccaactacaagtcaaatgtagcacacatttccaggaccactcgaattgttgtgagtcgaacaaccagagaaaatatctcattgaagtctataccttctttctgagcgaatccttttaccaccaatcttgcacgatacttctccacttgatcattaccattgcattTGATATTGTAAatccatttgtttccaatggccttccttccttgtggtaattgaacaagatcccatattttatttttatgaagagcttcaatttctccTCGCATTGCTGCCATCCACAGAGATGATCCTTGGCCTTttatagcctcgtgaaaagttgaaggctctccatcctctgttaatagacagtatgcaatgcAACATGCcatccatagaataatctgagtgccaagatggttctcttctctccctagttgaccgtcgaacttgtggagtttcgatctcaacTTTCTCTTGTTCTTTATGCTCTGGTGTCGCTTCAGAAGAATCTGaaacttcttttatttatataatttcaactaatttttctttcgaagtgctaccttcttttacTTGTATCtcgttttcaacaaatacaacatccctaaTGATTACTACCTTGCGGGCAGTAGAATCCCACAAGcaataccccttgactccatcagcatatcctaagaaaatgcattccctagaTTTTGTATccaacttcaatttttcttgggtgttgtacataacataagtaggactttcgaatatatgtaagcaagaataatcagctgattttcttgtccacatctccattggcgttttcagatcagtTGTGGTTGATGGTGACTGATTGATCACATAAAAGGCGGTTTTGACTACTTCTGCCTAGAATGGTTTTTCTAATCCCGCAGTTGCTAACATAGCTCTTTTCCGTTATGAGAAGGTTCTGTTCATTTACTCTGCTACttcattttgttgtggagtatatgcctcTATGAACTGCCTTTTAATAcgttcttgtttacagaagttatcaaattcatcaccagtgtattcttctccattatctgtcctcaaacacttgatctttttcttagattcaagttccaccctcgctttgaactctttgaaaatCGGGAAAACACTGCCTTtatcttgattggatacacccaacttctcttggagtagttgtcgataaatgacataaaatattttgctcctcctaggAAATCTatcggtgcttgccagacatcagagtagACTAGATCTAATATTTTCATGCTTTTAGCAAAGGAACTGCAAAACTTCAGTCTATGTTGCTTACTGGTAatacaatgctcacaaaagggtagtgtaacctttttgagccctggaagaagcttttgctcatcaagaatcttcaaacctcattcctacgcggttgatgcttctccttcttggtgtgttttacctttaagcacatatagatttgcaacaAGTTTTTTCGCTTTTATCACTATAAGCgctccttttgatattttcatgattctaccatgagtcttatatgaacatccattattatcccaaagacaatagattcttcctcaagtcttttacatgtcgtacctcctggatggtatgtaccgtgccatcatacatctttattttgatggacccaatactaataacatccaaagcatgatcttCTCCCATGAACACAAATCCTCCTGAGATAGGTTTATATGATGGAACTATTAtctcctggaagtcatgtgccatgttgctcctgtgtccaagATCCAGATATCAGTGAaacattttctgccttcattatttgatattgcttatataaaatatcaccatcatccgaggtacttgcaacattcccttgagcatttgatgactcagggtgttcactcttcttcttgaaccaacaatctttcttgatgtgccctttcttgccataTTTGtgacacttgatattcttcttacttcttgatttagatctaccatgattgtgactcctacTAGGGCCATGTTCCATTGGTCTTCTCTCACCATCGTCAAAGCTt
This Solanum dulcamara chromosome 8, daSolDulc1.2, whole genome shotgun sequence DNA region includes the following protein-coding sequences:
- the LOC129900171 gene encoding uncharacterized protein LOC129900171, coding for MPNQGSINNINTDGSYTYHNDKAGIGGIARDCNGDFVFAFAIPSQCQNYNIAEALAAQYVGQWIKDNNHRLCTIEIKNSLITVNMPKNKKTNNLNLKTFVDDTVGLIDGADVTFSHCYRKADKATDFLAKMIYRSAVHVKIKATFEFILEIMLDDGQKLYKGLAMYRLTTPTACAMLGLVHTMENSKLPTTDVYGTTILNAVKNTVHPPTQVVYQDNPDVNFVKSNHFSYAIVVVGEIPYAEMFGDSANLTIADPGTSIIPNVCGVVKCVVVVISGRPVVMEPYLVNIDALVAAWLPGIEGQGVADVLFGDYGFTGKLTRTWFKSVDKLRMNVGDPHYDPLFPFGFRLTTEPLELKFTNGPVPLTPSLSQYPYKLPINGSYTTGR